AAGATTTATACGTTTATATTGAAGATATTTGCCATTATAGATTAAAACTAAGTTATTTATATATGACTTAAAATTAAAACACTATGGCACTGAGCTGGAATGAAATAAAAGAAAGGGCATTATGTTTCTCCAAAGAATGGGCTGACACAAGCATTGAGGAAGCAGATGCGAAACCATTTTTGATTGAGTTTTTTAATGTGTTTGGAATTAGTAGTAAACGTGTTTCGACCTTTGAACACCGAGTAAAAAAACTTGATGATAAAGATGGCTATATAGACTTGCTATGGAAGGGAACTATATTAATAGAAATGAAAAGCGGGGGTAAAAACCTTGACAAAGCATATAAGAAAGCAAAAGATTATTTACACGGACTTAAACAATACGAACTACCAAAATACATTCTTACTTCTGACTTCGAAAAATTTAGACTATACGACCTTGAAGAAGGTAAAATAATAGAATTTAAACTAAAGGAATTAGTAAATAATGTTCAGCACTTTGGATATATAATAGGCTATCAAAAAAAGGTATATAAAGAACAAGATCCCGCAAATATAAGAGCGGCGGAATTGATGGGTAGGTTTCATGATAGGCTAGAAGAAATAGGATATACTGGACACCCACTGGAAGTATACTTGGTTCGCATACTTTTTTGCTTATTTGCAGAAGATACTACTATATTTAATAAGCAACAATTTCAAGAATATATAGAACAAAGAACAAGTGAGGATGGAAGTGACCTTGCTTCTAGAATGCAGGAATTGTTTCAAGTACTAAACACCCCATCAGAAAAGAGATTTAAAAACCAAGATGAACAACTTGCAGACTTTCCTTATGTGAACGGAAAGTTGTTTGAAGAAAATTTATCAACTGCAAGTTTTGATAGCAAAATGAGACAATCATTATTAGATTGTTGCTATTTGGATTGGAGTAAAATATCGCCCTCTATTTTTGGCTCGATGTTCCAGAGTGTGATGAACCCTAAGGAAAGAAGAAACCTTGGAGCACACTATACTAGTGAAACAAATATATTAAAACTGATTAAACCGCTATTTTTAGATGAACTGTGGGAGGAGTTTGAAAATATAAAAGGTAATAAAAACAAACTGTCTGAATTTCATAAAAAGTTAAGCATACTCAAATTTCTTGACCCTGCTTGTGGCTGCGGAAACTTCTTAGTGATCACATACAGAGAATTGCGGTTGCTTGAACTAGAAATTTTGAGGCAACAATACAGAAGCCAAATGGCAACAAGTATTGAAAGTATTATTTGGCTTGATGTAGATATGATGCATGGAATAGAGTATGAAGAATTCCCTGCAAGAATTGCGGAGGTTGCAATGTGGCTTATAGACCACCAAATGAACATGCAAATAAGCAATGAATTTGGACAATACTTTGTTCGGTTGCCATTGAAGAAAGCCGCAAAGATTGTTAACGAAAATGCATTGCAAATGGAATGGCGAGATTTGTTAGAAAAGCAAACCATAACATTTGAGACGGATAACACAACCTTAATAATAAATGAACCATCTGCAAATTATCAAAGTAAATGTTAGAACAAAGAACCTAACAATTATTGATGAGAGAAAGTTTAAAACAGAGAAAATTATTTTTAAAAATACATTTGACTATATTATAGGAAACCCCCCTTTTATTGGAAGTGCATATCAAAACGAAGCACAAAAAAGAGACATGGATTTAATTTTTTCTGGTCTCAAAAGTTATGGGATGTTAGATTATGTTGCTGCTTGGTATAAAAAAGCTGCCCAATTAATAATGAATACTAAAACCAAGGTTGCATTTGTATCAACCAATTCTATAACACAAGGCGAACAACCTGGTATTTTATGGACAATTCTGTACAATTTATATAAAGTAAAAATTCATTTTGCCCATCGCACTTTTAGTTGGAGAAATGAAGCAAAGGGGAATGCGGCGGTACATGTGGTTATTATTGGCTTTGCAAATTATGATGTCGCAAACAAAACTATTTATGAGTATGAACGCATAAAAGGTGAACCGCAAGCTATAAAAGTAAAAAATATCAATCCTTATTTAGTTGAAGGGAAAGACATTGTTTTATTGTCACTCGCACAACCAATATGTCATGTTCCCAAAATGCAATCTGGAAGTGCGGCAAGAGATGGAGGGTTTTTGATTTTAAAAGATGATGAGAAAAAAGAGCTTGTAAGCCAGAACCAATCAATAGAAAAATATCTAAGTCGCTTTATTAGTGGTGATGATATTATTAACAATATAGTTAGATGGTGCATCTGGTTAAAAAATGCAACCCCATCAAATATAAGGAGTACAAAAGAGTTTCAAGAAAGATTTAAAAAGGTTAAAGAATTCAGAGAAAAAAGCACAAGAGGTGGAACAAAAAAGATGGCAGAGCTACCATTTTTATTTGCTGAGGAAAGACAGCCAGAAAGTGATTTTCTTGTTATCCCAAAAGTTTCATCAGAAAATCGAAGATATATACCGATAGCGTATTTAACCAAAGATTATATTGTTTCAGATAAGACGTTTGTTGTTCCCAATACTACCTTGTTTCATTTTGGTATTCTAACCTCTACAATGCACATGGCATGGATGAGAGCTACATGTGGGAGATTAGAAAGTAGATATAGCTATTCAAACACTATTGTATACAACAATTTTCCTTGGCCTTTTTACCCAGGCGACAGGCAAGTAAAAGTGATTGAGAAAGCAGCACAAAAAGTATTGGATGCAAGATTAGAATTTCCTAAAAGTTCTCTTGCTGATTTATATGAC
The DNA window shown above is from Bacteroidota bacterium and carries:
- a CDS encoding type IIL restriction-modification enzyme MmeI, with protein sequence MNHLQIIKVNVRTKNLTIIDERKFKTEKIIFKNTFDYIIGNPPFIGSAYQNEAQKRDMDLIFSGLKSYGMLDYVAAWYKKAAQLIMNTKTKVAFVSTNSITQGEQPGILWTILYNLYKVKIHFAHRTFSWRNEAKGNAAVHVVIIGFANYDVANKTIYEYERIKGEPQAIKVKNINPYLVEGKDIVLLSLAQPICHVPKMQSGSAARDGGFLILKDDEKKELVSQNQSIEKYLSRFISGDDIINNIVRWCIWLKNATPSNIRSTKEFQERFKKVKEFREKSTRGGTKKMAELPFLFAEERQPESDFLVIPKVSSENRRYIPIAYLTKDYIVSDKTFVVPNTTLFHFGILTSTMHMAWMRATCGRLESRYSYSNTIVYNNFPWPFYPGDRQVKVIEKAAQKVLDARLEFPKSSLADLYDPLTMPLALVKAHNELDKAVDLAYRPQPFTSEANRIVFLFELYEKYTADLFTKVKVKKNTITYYVLVQNVHNFF